DNA sequence from the Alteribacter lacisalsi genome:
GGGAAATGAGAAAAATCCGGGGCAATGAAATTTCAATGATTTTTCAGGAACCGATGACCTCCCTGAATCCCGTGTTTACAATTGGGAAGCAGATTAACGAAGTGCTTCTGCTTCATAAAAATATGAATCAGTCCCAGGCGAGGAAAAAATCGATTGAAATGCTGGAACTTGTAGGTATTCCCCGGGCAGAACAGATTTACGACAGCCATCCGTTTGAGCTTTCAGGGGGTATGCGCCAGCGTGTGATGATCGCGATCGGCCTTGCCTGTGAACCGCAGCTATTGATTGCCGATGAGCCAACAACAGCGCTGGACGTGACCATTCAGGCCCAGATCCTCGACCTGATGCGGGGACTCAAGGATAAAACCAATACAGCCATCATGTTTATTACCCACGATCTTGGCGTGGTGGCAGAAATGTGTGACCGGGTTGTGGTGATGTACTCCGGAGAAATTGTTGAACAGGCCGATGTAGACACCTTGTTCAACGATCCGAAACATCCTTACACGGTCGGACTTCTCGGCTCCCTTCCGAAAGTGGAGGAAAAGCAGGACCGCCTGTTTTCGATCCCCGGTCAGGTACCACCGCCGGGATCTGTGGAACAAGGCTGCCGTTTTGCCGGCAGATGCCAGCACGTGATGCCGCACTGTACCGAAGAGGACCCGCCTCTTCTGAAAATGAAGGATGGGCACAGCGCAAGATGCTGGCTTTACGCTGAAGAGCACAGAGGAAAGGAGGTCGACATCCATGACAAAGCCACTGCTGGACGTAAAAGATCTTAAAATCCATTTTCCCCAGCGAAAAGGGGTTATAAAAAAAAGAACCACCTACGTAAAAGCGGTCGACGGCATTTCATTTACCCTGAATGAAGGCGAAACACTCGGGCTCGTAGGGGAATCCGGCTGCGGGAAATCCACGACCGGAAGGGGAATCACCAGGCTTGTTCCGGTAACGGACGGGGAAGTGCGTTATGAAGGGACTGACATTGCCTCCCTCTCAAAAAGCGAACTCCGCGAGCACCGCAAAAACATGCAGATGGTCTTTCAGGATCCGTATGCTTCTTTAAACCCCCGGCTGACAGTGGAGGATATTCTTGCAGAACCGCTTAAAGCCCA
Encoded proteins:
- a CDS encoding ABC transporter ATP-binding protein, giving the protein MTNVLDINNLEVSFKSDGKEVKVVNGISFSIGAGETVGVVGESGCGKSVTSLSIMRLIPSPPGRISGGEILYKGENLLDKKEREMRKIRGNEISMIFQEPMTSLNPVFTIGKQINEVLLLHKNMNQSQARKKSIEMLELVGIPRAEQIYDSHPFELSGGMRQRVMIAIGLACEPQLLIADEPTTALDVTIQAQILDLMRGLKDKTNTAIMFITHDLGVVAEMCDRVVVMYSGEIVEQADVDTLFNDPKHPYTVGLLGSLPKVEEKQDRLFSIPGQVPPPGSVEQGCRFAGRCQHVMPHCTEEDPPLLKMKDGHSARCWLYAEEHRGKEVDIHDKATAGRKRS